ATAACCTTTACGTGCAGATTTCAATTGTTCTACCATTAAGCTTGCAGTTTTGTAGATCTCCTCAGGAGTGGAGAATAAGAGTGCCGATGTATCAAAATTTCCGATCAACCGCATTTTATGAGCAAGTTTCTCCATTGCCTTCAGCATATTGACTCGGTCCAGACTTATCAAATCGGCATTGGTCTGGGGAATGGTTTCAATATAGGGAGAAGTATCACCACAGATGTGGAGAATGACATCAAAATCAAAGCGGTGGAGGTAGTCAACCAGTCTTTTTTCATAGATTAAAGCTATTTCTTTATAAACCGCAGGACTGATGACACTGCCCGATGCGAGTGGGTCGACGATGATCGGTAAGGCGCCCGCATTAATCACCTCAAAACAGAATTTTATTGTCACCTCCAGAACGACATCAAGTAAAGTCTTTATCTCTTCAGGTTTTTTTAAAATATCAATTAGAAATCTTTCGGGAGGTAACAGATGCATGGCAGTGGTAAAGGGGGCAGGTATGTAGGCGAGAATTGGAACGATATCCCCAATCGCCTTGTAGGCATACTTAATCGCCTCCAGGTACACCGGTAACCTTGCGGATTTTTTCGGATTTGGAATTACTATTTTATCCACAAGCGGATTTACCAAGGCGGGTTTTTTCAAAATCGGCAGGTCATTATCGGGATACTGAAATTCAGACCCCATCGCCTCAGCGATTATTCCTACTTCGGAAAATATGGAGATGGCA
The window above is part of the candidate division WOR-3 bacterium genome. Proteins encoded here:
- a CDS encoding uroporphyrinogen decarboxylase family protein, with product MKDILTPRERFGMLVIDERPDRCPVIPLITSHAATIAGIKLKKYYTNGEKMAKAQIIALELYQHDAISIFSEVGIIAEAMGSEFQYPDNDLPILKKPALVNPLVDKIVIPNPKKSARLPVYLEAIKYAYKAIGDIVPILAYIPAPFTTAMHLLPPERFLIDILKKPEEIKTLLDVVLEVTIKFCFEVINAGALPIIVDPLASGSVISPAVYKEIALIYEKRLVDYLHRFDFDVILHICGDTSPYIETIPQTNADLISLDRVNMLKAMEKLAHKMRLIGNFDTSALLFSTPEEIYKTASLMVEQLKSARKGYIIATGCEVPIKAPRENVSALIKAGKEKGWYWV